The Coregonus clupeaformis isolate EN_2021a chromosome 18, ASM2061545v1, whole genome shotgun sequence genome has a segment encoding these proteins:
- the LOC121530726 gene encoding beta-1,3-galactosyl-O-glycosyl-glycoprotein beta-1,6-N-acetylglucosaminyltransferase 4-like → MKIRCVLLHKLRQRCFLLSLVLLVVCLLKLVYVKVTVRNSFYIEPYGITDSSSQNPNHQYNINCTAIYQLDPVEVGKSLEIRRKVIVDLEDDSIVSLTSDCQRYIETRGYDIIPVSEEERRFPLAYSLVVHKNAAMVERIFRATYVPHNLYCIHYDQKSSQSFIAAMRNLAHCFPNLFLASKLESVQYAHITRLNADLNCLNDLLERSEVKWKYVINLCGQDFPLRSNGELVSELQALNGANMLETSRPSELKKQRFRFQHQLKDVPYEYRRLPVRTTHAKAPPPHDIEMFIGSAYFVLSRDFVRYVGTSRVARDFLEWSADTYSPDEHFWATLTRIPGVPGEISRSAPDVTDLKSKTRLVKWNYLEGSLYPPCTGTHMRSVCIYGAAELRWLLNYGHWFANKFDPKVDPVLINCLEEKLEEKRRRWENTVQN, encoded by the exons ATGAAAATAAGATGTGTCCTGTTACATAAATTGAGACAGAGGTGCTTCCTGTTGTCCCTGGTCCTGCTGGTGGTGTGTCTGCTGAAGCTGGTCTATGTTAAAGTAACGGTGAGGAACAGCTTCTACATCGAGCCCTATGGAATCACAGACAGCTCCTCACAGAACCCCAACCACCAGTACAACATCAACTGCACCGCCATCTACCAACTGGACCCTGTGGAG GTAGGGAAGTCATTGGAGATCAGACGCAAAGTCATTGTGGACTTGGAGGATGACAGCATTGTGTCTTTGACCTCGGACTGTCAGAG GTACATCGAGACAAGAGGATATGACATCATCCCGGTGTCGGAAGAGGAGCGGAGGTTCCCGCTGGCGTACTCCCTGGTGGTGCATAAGAACGCTGCCATGGTGGAGAGGATCTTCAGGGCCACCTACGTCCCTCACAACCTCTACTGCATCCACTATGACCAGAAG TCCTCTCAGAGCTTCATAGCAGCCATGAGGAACCTGGCTCACTGCTTCCCCAACCTCTTCCTAGCCTCCAAGCTGGAGTCTGTGCAGTACGCCCACATCACACGGCTCAACGCCGACCTCAACTGCCTCAACGACCTGTTagaaaggtcagaggtcaagtgGAAGTATGTCATCAACCTCTGCGGCCAGGACTTCCCCCTCAG gTCGAACGGTGAGCTGGTGTCGGAGCTGCAGGCGCTGAATGGTGCCAACATGCTGGAGACCTCCCGTCCCAGTGAGCTGAAGAAACAGCGCTTCCGTTTCCAGCACCAGCTGAAGGATGTGCCCTACGAGTACCGCCGCTTACCTGTCCGAACCACACACGCCAAGGCACCGCCGCCGCACGACATCGAGATGTTCATCGGTAGCGCCTACTTCGTTTTGTCCCGTGACTTTGTCCGTTACGTCGGAACCAGCCGGGTGGCGAGGGACTTCCTGGAATGGTCAGCTGACACGTACTCCCCGGACGAACACTTCTGGGCGACGTTGACGAGAATCCCCGGTGTACCGGGAGAGATCTCCCGGTCTGCCCCAGATGTGACAGACTTGAAGAGTAAGACACGTCTGGTGAAGTGGAATTATCTGGAAGGGTCTCTGTACCCTCCCTGCACTGGGACTCACATGAGGAGTGTCTGTATCTATGGGGCTGCAGAGCTGCGATGGTTGCTGAACTATGGCCACTGGTTTGCTAACAAGTTTGACCCCAAAGTGGACCCGGTGCTTATCAACTGCTTGGAGGAGAAATTGGAAGAGAAACGTAGACGATGGGAAAACACGGTGCAGAATTGA